AGTTTGTCCGTTATCTTCATCGCCGCAGTAGCCATCTGGTGTAGCAGCATAGAGCTTATCCATCACTTCACGAGCCCAGTACTGTGCTTTCCAGGGCTGGCCGGCATAGTTGTATAGGTAAATCATATGTTGGATAGGCTGGTTTCCATGGGCATACTGCCCCATATTTACTACCTGCATTTCACGCATCTCATGGATCATCGACCGGCTCTTCATACCCTCTGCACCAGGTATGATGAATACAGAATCGAGCATCTGATTAAAGGCATCGTTGCCGCCCATTAGATCAATTAAACCTTGCGGATCATGGAACACTGACCAACTGTAGTGCCAACTATTGCCTTCCGTGAAATCCCTGCCCCAATCGGTGCCATTGAAGGTTTCGCCAAAACTGCCATCAGCTTTACGGCCACGCATAAGTTTGTATTGCGGGTCAAATACGTTTTTATAATTCATGGCCCGTTGTCCATAAACAGCTATCTCTTCCTGTGGCTTGTTGAGCTTTTTGCCTAAGGTATAAATTGTCCAATCGTCATAAGCATATTCTAAGGTACGGGCAACATTTTGACTAACCTTTATGTCGTTCGGTATATAGCCAAGTTGATTATAAGCTTCGTAGCCTGTACGGCCGGAAGCCGATACAGAGGGATGTACATTGTTTGCACCGTGTTTGAGGGCTTCCCATAAGGTTTCTATATCGTAACCGCGTAAACCTTTGAGGTAAGCATCTGCTACAACAGAAGCGGAATTATTGCCCACCATAGTATTTCGATGACCCGGGCTGGCCCACTCAGGCAAAAAGCCGCTTTCCCTGTAGGCGTTTACCAGACCTTCTTGCATCTTTGTGTTCATTGATGGGTATACTAAGTTGAGAAAAGGAAACAGCGAACGAAAAGTGTCCCAGAAACCAGTGTCTGTAAACATGTAACCAGGTAATACCTCACCGTTATACGGACTATAGTGTACAACTTCTCCCTGAGCATTGATCTCGTAGAAACTTCTTGGGAAGAGTACCGATCGGTACAAGGAGGAATAAAAGGTACGGAGATTATCGACGTTATCGTCTTTTACTTCTATTTTCCCTAGTACATCGTTCCAGGTTTTTCTTCCGTTGGCTACTAATTGGTCAAAATTGTGGTTACCTAACTCCTCTAAGTTAATGGCAGCCTGCTCAAAGCTAATGAAAGAAGAGGCCACTCGGGCATGTACCTGTTCGCCCTTTTTCGTGGCGAACCCAATGATGGCCCCACTGTGGTCTGCTGTAGCTTCAAGCTGTCCCTCTTTAATGTCCTGTTGATCTACTGTAGCCTGATAGGTAAAGGGTTTATCAAATTCGATGACGAAATAGTTTTTAAAGT
This Olivibacter sp. SDN3 DNA region includes the following protein-coding sequences:
- a CDS encoding GH92 family glycosyl hydrolase, with the protein product MNSPRFLKKTLLTALYVILSAWAIAQEQTDPVSHVSTLVGTQSKFELSTGNTYPAIALPWGMNFWVPQTGKMGDGWVYTYTADKIRGFKQTHQPSPWMNDYGQFSLMPMTGKPIFDEEERASWFSHKAEVAAPHYYKVYLADHDVVTEITPTERAALFRFTFPETDQSYITVDAFDKGSYIKVIPEERKIIGYTTKNSGGVPENFKNYFVIEFDKPFTYQATVDQQDIKEGQLEATADHSGAIIGFATKKGEQVHARVASSFISFEQAAINLEELGNHNFDQLVANGRKTWNDVLGKIEVKDDNVDNLRTFYSSLYRSVLFPRSFYEINAQGEVVHYSPYNGEVLPGYMFTDTGFWDTFRSLFPFLNLVYPSMNTKMQEGLVNAYRESGFLPEWASPGHRNTMVGNNSASVVADAYLKGLRGYDIETLWEALKHGANNVHPSVSASGRTGYEAYNQLGYIPNDIKVSQNVARTLEYAYDDWTIYTLGKKLNKPQEEIAVYGQRAMNYKNVFDPQYKLMRGRKADGSFGETFNGTDWGRDFTEGNSWHYSWSVFHDPQGLIDLMGGNDAFNQMLDSVFIIPGAEGMKSRSMIHEMREMQVVNMGQYAHGNQPIQHMIYLYNYAGQPWKAQYWAREVMDKLYAATPDGYCGDEDNGQTSAWYVFSALGFYTVCPGTDQYVIGSPLFQSVKLNLENGKQVLIEAPGNNKDKRYISSVKVNGTEHTKNYLRHEDLTDGAKITFELSAQPNKSRGIAAADAPYSFSKEFSANAN